The Brevibacterium atlanticum genome segment CCGCAGTGACCTTCGGCATCCTCGCCAGCGGAGCTGATGAGTACGCTCCGGGCATCGCTGTGACCTTCGGCAACACCATCGCCTATCTCGCGGCCGAGATGATCGGTGCGATGATCGGTGCGGTGCTCGCCTGGGCCGTGTACAAGAAGCACTACGACGAGGAGAAGGAGGCCGGGAACATCCTCGGAACATTCTCCACCGGACCGGAGATCCGCTCCTATGCGTGGAACTTTGTCACCGAGGTCATCGCGACGTTCGTGCTCGTCATCGTCATCCTTCTCTTCGGCGGCACCCCGGACAAACTCGGACCGCTGGCAGTGGCACTCATCGTCGTCGTCATCGGTGCCTCGTTGGGCGGTCCCACCGGCTATGCCATCAACCCTGCGCGTGACCTCGGACCCCGTATCGTCCACGCTCTTCTGCCGATTCCGAACAAGGGCAGCTC includes the following:
- a CDS encoding MIP/aquaporin family protein encodes the protein MGTIFLYEIAGTAMLILLGVGVVANVVLGKTKGNGGGWLLISFGWGLAVFAGVFVAYKTGAHLNPAVTFGILASGADEYAPGIAVTFGNTIAYLAAEMIGAMIGAVLAWAVYKKHYDEEKEAGNILGTFSTGPEIRSYAWNFVTEVIATFVLVIVILLFGGTPDKLGPLAVALIVVVIGASLGGPTGYAINPARDLGPRIVHALLPIPNKGSSDWAYAWVPIAGPLVGGVLAGLVSQAFI